In Primulina eburnea isolate SZY01 chromosome 14, ASM2296580v1, whole genome shotgun sequence, the following proteins share a genomic window:
- the LOC140812242 gene encoding dirigent protein 22-like has protein sequence MANLIAVILMLSPLMVSLPNSYAREQWPNGELEWFQNICSGKEEVAEVRFFVQDVLGGEKPTVYEVARASITSNSTTTFGQVRVLDDLLTAGPDKDSEKLGRAQGLITSADLETSALAMYLNFVFTSGQYNGSTLSVLGRNQIMNVKRELPVVGGTGIFRMARGYAITNTYSYDPYTNYGVLEYNIYVSYVNKSRKSLLSSA, from the coding sequence ATGGCCAACCTAATAGCCGTGATCTTAATGCTTTCCCCATTGATGGTATCATTACCAAATTCTTATGCCAGAGAACAATGGCCAAATGGAGAGTTAGAATGGTTTCAAAACATATGCAGTGGGAAAGAAGAGGTGGCCGAGGTACGTTTCTTTGTTCAAGACGTACTAGGTGGCGAAAAACCGACCGTGTACGAGGTTGCGAGAGCTTCCATCACTTCGAATTCAACGACCACGTTCGGCCAAGTTAGAGTGTTGGATGATCTGCTGACAGCCGGGCCTGATAAAGATTCGGAGAAACTAGGCAgggctcaaggtctgatcactTCCGCTGACTTGGAGACCTCGGCTTTAGCCATGTACCTTAACTTTGTTTTTACGTCTGGCCAGTATAATGGAAGTACGCTCTCCGTTTTAGGAAGGAATCAGATAATGAACGTTAAGCGTGAGCTGCCCGTGGTTGGCGGCACCGGAATATTCCGCATGGCGCGTGGATATGCCATCACCAACACTTATTCGTACGATCCTTATACGAACTATGGTGTTTTAGAATATAACATTTATGTTTCTTACGTCAACAAATCCAGAAAAAGCTTGCTGTCAAGTGCGTAA